Proteins from a single region of Oreochromis niloticus isolate F11D_XX linkage group LG7, O_niloticus_UMD_NMBU, whole genome shotgun sequence:
- the LOC102077421 gene encoding zinc finger BED domain-containing protein 4 — MCLGLRDTLESWGLQECHLVCVTTDNATNNISAMELNQWERLHCFGHRLQLAIENALKALTPVSTKQAVERAVGVCKKVVSAFSKSWKKKRELAKAQAVLGLPPHQLITESPTRWGSRQMMIERFLVQEKALSQVLLADKKTRHLVPSRQDVALLESLNKALGPLFEFTDALSGESYVSVSFLKPVLHLFNNEILSQKDGDTELTKAVKDSILKYLNEKYDDHATNNLLDMATLLDPRFETAYIKEERVEFIKMRAAAELVDMVGATAPESAQTAAASSSPPAAEDDPELPRPTKKKKSLGSYFKKAGQSTTHS; from the exons ATGTGTCTAGGTCTGAGAGATACACTGGAGTCATGGGGATTGCAAGAATGCCACCTTGTCTGTGTCACCACGGATAACGCCACTAACAACATCTCTGCAATGGAACTGAACCAGTGGGAACGGCTACACTGCTTTGGTCACCGCCTACAGCTAGCCATTG AGAATGCTCTAAAAGCTCTCACACCAGTATCTACAAAACAGGCTGTGGAACGAGCAGTTGGAGTGTGTAAAAAGGTGGTGAGTGCCTTCTCCAAGTCATGGAAGAAAAAACGTGAATTGGCCAAGGCGCAAGCGGTGCTGGGCTTGCCTCCTCATCAGCTCATCACTGAAAGCCCTACAAGATGGGGCTCGCGGCAGATGATGATAGAGAGGTTCCTGGTGCAGGAGAAAGCTCTTTCACAGGTTCTCCTTGCAGACAAGAAG ACAAGACATCTGGTGCCAAGCCGGCAAGACGTGGCATTGCTAGAGTCCTTGAACAAGGCACTGGGTCCACTGTTCGAGTTTACTGACGCTTTGTCAGGGGAGAGTTACGTCAGCGTATCTTTTCTGAAGCCAGTTCTGCACCTCTTCAACAACGAAATCCTCAGTCAGAAGGATGGAGACACAGAGCTCACAAAAGCAGTCAAAGACAGTATCCTCAAGTACCTCAATGAAAAGTATGATGACCATGCCACCAACAACCTCCTAGACATGGCAACACTTCTTGACCCACGGTTTGAGACAGCCTACATCAAGGAAGAGAGGGTGGAGTTCATAAAGATGAGAGCTGCAGCAGAGCTGGTGGACATGGTGGGAGCAACAGCACCAGAAAgtgcacaaacagcagcagcctccAGTTCACCCCCAGCTGCTGAAGATGATCCAGAGCTTCCCCGTcccacaaagaaaaagaaaagtttaggtAGCTACTTCAAAAAGGCAGGTCAATCCACCACCCACTCCTAA